One Caulobacter segnis genomic window carries:
- a CDS encoding PepSY-associated TM helix domain-containing protein, with translation MDARTPPAVARKTENRTFRLPPVRPIIGFWHRWVGLVMAGFLFISGVTGAVISWDHELDDILNPHLMHARAEGPAKAPLELAKAVEARDPRVQVTFVPLAPEPGEAYAFGVYPKQNPATGKLFTPGYNQVFIDPATGEELGRREWGAAWPITSETFVSFLYVLHYSLHIPAMWGVDRWGVWLMGVIAVLWTIDCFAGVYLTLPSRASAKGGKSFLSRWKPAWQIKTKASAYRINFDIHRAFSLWLWGVLLTVAFTAFSLNLYTEVFYPVLSKVSKTTPGPFELRAPAPLDQPIIAKKTYAEVIETAKIEARKRGWTDPVGGAFYAPGYGVYGVTFHQPGGDHGAAGVGTPYLYYDSTTGLPAGERLPWVGTAADIFVQAQFPLHSGRILGLPGRILISFTGLVVAALSVTGVVIWWKKRKARVARKVRAA, from the coding sequence ATGGACGCCCGCACGCCCCCCGCCGTCGCCCGAAAGACCGAGAACCGGACGTTCCGGCTGCCGCCGGTGCGCCCGATCATCGGCTTCTGGCACCGCTGGGTCGGTCTCGTCATGGCCGGGTTCCTGTTCATCTCGGGCGTCACCGGCGCGGTCATCTCGTGGGATCACGAGCTGGACGACATCCTCAACCCGCACTTGATGCACGCCCGCGCCGAGGGGCCCGCCAAGGCGCCGCTGGAACTGGCCAAGGCCGTCGAGGCGCGCGACCCGCGCGTCCAGGTCACCTTCGTCCCCCTGGCGCCCGAGCCGGGCGAGGCCTACGCTTTCGGGGTCTATCCCAAGCAGAACCCCGCCACGGGCAAGTTGTTCACGCCCGGCTACAACCAGGTCTTCATCGACCCGGCGACAGGCGAGGAGCTGGGCCGGCGCGAATGGGGGGCGGCCTGGCCGATCACGAGCGAGACCTTCGTGTCGTTCCTCTATGTGCTGCACTACAGCCTGCACATTCCGGCCATGTGGGGCGTCGACCGCTGGGGCGTCTGGCTGATGGGCGTGATCGCCGTGCTCTGGACGATCGACTGCTTCGCCGGCGTCTATCTGACCCTGCCCTCGCGCGCCTCGGCCAAAGGCGGCAAGAGCTTCCTCAGCCGCTGGAAGCCGGCCTGGCAGATCAAGACCAAGGCCAGCGCCTACCGGATCAATTTCGACATCCACCGCGCCTTCAGCCTGTGGCTGTGGGGCGTGCTGCTCACCGTCGCCTTCACGGCCTTCTCGCTGAACCTCTACACCGAGGTCTTCTATCCGGTGCTGTCCAAGGTCTCCAAGACCACGCCCGGCCCGTTCGAACTGCGCGCGCCCGCGCCGCTGGACCAGCCGATCATCGCCAAGAAGACCTATGCCGAGGTCATCGAGACCGCCAAGATCGAGGCCAGGAAGCGCGGCTGGACCGATCCTGTCGGCGGCGCCTTCTACGCGCCCGGCTATGGCGTCTATGGCGTCACCTTCCACCAGCCGGGCGGCGACCACGGCGCGGCCGGCGTCGGCACGCCCTATCTCTACTACGACAGCACGACCGGCCTGCCGGCGGGCGAACGCTTACCCTGGGTCGGCACCGCCGCCGACATCTTCGTCCAGGCCCAGTTCCCCCTGCACTCGGGCCGGATCCTGGGTCTGCCGGGGCGGATCCTGATCTCGTTCACTGGCCTGGTCGTCGCCGCGCTCAGCGTCACCGGCGTGGTGATCTGGTGGAAGAAGCGCAAGGCGCGGGTGGCGCGCAAGGTCCGCGCCGCCTGA
- the alaS gene encoding alanine--tRNA ligase has product MPSLNEIRSTFLDYFGKADHAVTPSAPLVPQNDPTLLFVNAGMVPFKNVFTGAETPAHPRAASSQKCVRAGGKHNDLDNVGYTARHHTFFEMLGNFSFGDYFKEQAIHHAWTLLTGEFKLPKDKLLVTVYHTDDEAAELWKKIAGLSDERIIRIPTSDNFWSMGDTGPCGPCSEIFFDHGPSIAGGPPGSPDEDGDRFIEIWNLVFMQFEQLAGGERVSLPKPSIDTGMGLERVAAVLQGVHNNYDVDLFKALIAASVELTGVKAEGDQAPSHRVIADHLRSSSFLLADGVTPSNEGRGYVLRRIMRRAMRHAYLLGAQEPLMHRLAPTLVAEMGQAYPELRRAEASIVETLRQEEERFRVTLGRGMGLLDEATANLSTGGVLDGETAFKLYDTYGFPLDLTQDAVRAKGLTVDTDAFDAAMEKQRQMARANWAGSGQQAGAAAWFAIKEKAGATDFVGYGATETTGVVKAIVVDGVEVESATGGTTVEVLLDRTSFYAESGGQAGDTGVIEANGRENRVIDTQKQAGELHVHRVELSGDLKVGDQVVASVDAERRQTTRSNHSAAHLVHAALHHVLGPHVAQKGQMVDGERMRFDFSHGGPLTAEELDKIEAEVNAVIRQNVPAETKEMAPQEAIEAGAVALFGEKYGDSVRVLTLGKSLNDESKAYSVELCGGTHVARTGDIALFKIVSEQGVAAGVRRIEALTGEAARRFLLDQAGVAKSLADQFKTPVAEVGARVDALIADRKRLEKELADAKKQLALGGGGAASGPEDVNGVALIARVLDGVGGKELRGVAEEFKKQLTSGVVALVGTSDGKAAVTVAVTADLTAKFSAADLAKAAVIAMGGQGAGGKADFAQGGAPDDSKAQDGLAAVKAALAG; this is encoded by the coding sequence ATGCCCAGCTTGAACGAGATCCGCAGCACCTTCCTCGACTACTTCGGCAAGGCCGATCACGCCGTGACGCCGTCCGCGCCGCTGGTGCCGCAGAACGATCCGACCCTGCTGTTCGTCAACGCCGGCATGGTGCCGTTCAAGAACGTCTTCACGGGCGCCGAGACCCCGGCCCATCCGCGCGCGGCCAGCTCGCAGAAGTGCGTCCGCGCCGGCGGCAAGCACAACGACCTGGACAATGTCGGCTACACCGCCCGCCACCACACCTTCTTCGAGATGCTGGGCAACTTCTCGTTCGGCGACTACTTCAAGGAGCAGGCGATCCACCACGCCTGGACCCTGCTGACCGGCGAGTTCAAGCTGCCCAAGGACAAGCTGCTGGTCACGGTCTACCACACCGACGACGAGGCGGCCGAGCTGTGGAAGAAGATCGCCGGCCTGTCGGACGAGCGCATCATCCGCATCCCGACCAGCGACAACTTCTGGTCCATGGGCGACACCGGCCCCTGCGGCCCGTGCTCGGAAATCTTCTTCGATCACGGTCCGTCGATCGCGGGCGGCCCTCCGGGCAGCCCCGACGAGGACGGCGACCGCTTCATCGAGATCTGGAACCTGGTCTTCATGCAGTTCGAGCAGCTGGCCGGCGGCGAACGCGTCTCGCTGCCCAAGCCCTCGATCGACACCGGCATGGGCCTGGAGCGCGTCGCCGCCGTCCTGCAGGGCGTGCACAACAACTACGACGTTGACCTGTTCAAGGCCCTGATCGCCGCCAGCGTCGAGCTGACGGGCGTGAAGGCCGAGGGCGATCAAGCGCCGTCGCACCGCGTCATCGCCGACCACCTGCGCTCGTCGTCGTTCCTGCTGGCCGACGGCGTGACGCCGTCGAACGAAGGCCGCGGCTACGTCCTGCGCCGGATCATGCGCCGCGCCATGCGCCACGCCTATCTGTTGGGCGCGCAGGAGCCCTTGATGCACCGCCTTGCGCCGACCCTGGTCGCCGAGATGGGCCAGGCCTATCCGGAACTGCGCCGCGCCGAGGCCTCGATCGTCGAGACCCTGCGCCAGGAGGAGGAGCGCTTCCGCGTCACTCTCGGCCGCGGCATGGGCCTGCTGGATGAGGCCACCGCTAACCTGTCGACCGGCGGCGTGCTGGACGGCGAGACCGCCTTCAAGCTCTACGACACCTACGGCTTCCCGCTGGACCTGACCCAGGACGCCGTCCGGGCCAAGGGCCTGACCGTCGACACCGACGCCTTTGACGCGGCCATGGAAAAGCAGCGCCAGATGGCGCGCGCCAACTGGGCGGGCTCGGGCCAGCAGGCTGGCGCGGCCGCCTGGTTCGCGATCAAGGAAAAGGCCGGCGCCACCGATTTTGTCGGCTACGGGGCCACCGAGACCACGGGCGTGGTCAAGGCGATCGTCGTCGACGGCGTCGAGGTCGAGAGCGCTACGGGCGGCACGACCGTCGAGGTGCTGCTGGATCGCACCAGCTTCTACGCCGAAAGCGGCGGCCAGGCCGGCGACACCGGCGTGATCGAGGCCAATGGCCGCGAGAACCGGGTCATCGACACCCAGAAGCAGGCCGGTGAGCTGCACGTCCATCGCGTCGAGCTGTCGGGCGACCTGAAGGTCGGCGACCAGGTCGTGGCCTCGGTCGACGCCGAGCGCCGCCAGACCACTCGCTCCAACCACTCGGCCGCCCACCTGGTGCACGCCGCCCTGCACCACGTGCTGGGCCCGCACGTCGCGCAGAAGGGCCAGATGGTCGACGGCGAGCGCATGCGCTTCGACTTCAGCCACGGTGGTCCGCTGACCGCCGAGGAGCTGGACAAGATCGAGGCCGAGGTCAACGCGGTCATCCGCCAGAACGTCCCGGCCGAGACCAAGGAAATGGCGCCGCAGGAGGCCATCGAGGCCGGCGCCGTGGCCCTGTTCGGCGAGAAGTACGGCGACAGCGTCCGCGTGCTGACGCTGGGCAAGTCGCTGAACGACGAGTCCAAGGCCTATTCGGTCGAGTTGTGCGGCGGCACCCACGTGGCCCGCACCGGCGACATCGCTCTGTTCAAGATCGTCTCGGAGCAGGGTGTCGCCGCCGGCGTGCGCCGCATCGAGGCCCTGACCGGCGAGGCGGCCCGCCGCTTCCTGCTGGACCAGGCGGGCGTGGCCAAGTCGCTGGCCGACCAGTTCAAGACCCCGGTCGCCGAGGTCGGCGCTCGCGTCGACGCCCTGATCGCCGACCGCAAGCGCCTCGAGAAGGAGCTGGCCGACGCCAAGAAGCAGCTGGCCCTGGGCGGCGGCGGCGCGGCCTCGGGTCCGGAAGACGTCAATGGCGTCGCCCTGATCGCCCGCGTCCTGGACGGCGTCGGCGGCAAGGAGCTGCGCGGCGTCGCCGAGGAGTTCAAGAAGCAGCTGACCTCGGGCGTCGTGGCCCTGGTCGGCACCTCGGACGGCAAGGCCGCCGTCACCGTGGCCGTGACCGCCGACCTTACGGCTAAGTTCAGCGCCGCCGACCTGGCCAAGGCCGCCGTCATCGCCATGGGCGGCCAGGGCGCGGGCGGCAAGGCCGACTTCGCCCAGGGCGGCGCGCCGGACGACAGCAAGGCCCAGGACGGCCTGGCGGCCGTCAAGGCGGCGCTCGCTGGCTGA
- a CDS encoding EAL domain-containing protein, whose product MSIDPRRLLGLAFASADLLVELQSGRVRLALGAAQKVMGKSEVGLMGQAWSELFHPDDRPLMDAMLSCADDGARRGPVVLRLDGEEERCVRVILRALPENEGRVSCAATAAQSAGPPLTADSLQPRESFDDIAQGLFEAARVTGLELELAMVEFAGLGALRESLAPNEVAALDVRVASAVRAESHGGSAATRLSPERFALLRQRDDRPENMVKRLTKMVSADVNAHVVPVEAGGGARAMRALRYALDDFLREGLKDAAPTTLAEAMNRSVKRTLARAGALGLAVSQRRFNLAFQPVVSLATGLAHHHEALIRFEDGSSPFAMIRMAEEFDLIEELDHAVVEQVVKKLANDHERKLRLAVNISGRTIGNETFVDHVGRLLAKYDEAKGRLIFELTETCAVDNLAVANQHIQSLRGMGSLVCLDDFGAGSSSFAYLQQLSLDIVKIDGRYVRELADNSRDGALVRRLVELCRDLKIRTVAEMVETIEVEDIVRQAGVDFAQGWLYGKPADKPMPALRPSAPIKAVARRAGASDSWG is encoded by the coding sequence TTGTCGATCGATCCGCGTCGCCTTCTAGGCCTGGCCTTCGCCAGCGCCGATCTTCTCGTGGAGCTGCAGAGCGGCCGCGTGCGCTTGGCGCTGGGCGCCGCGCAGAAGGTCATGGGCAAGTCCGAAGTCGGTTTGATGGGCCAGGCCTGGAGCGAGCTCTTCCATCCCGACGACCGTCCGCTGATGGACGCCATGCTGAGCTGCGCCGACGACGGCGCGCGGCGCGGCCCCGTTGTGCTGCGCCTTGACGGGGAGGAGGAGCGCTGCGTCCGCGTCATCCTGCGCGCCCTGCCGGAGAACGAAGGCCGCGTCTCGTGCGCCGCCACCGCCGCCCAGTCCGCCGGCCCGCCGCTGACCGCCGACAGCCTGCAGCCGCGCGAGTCGTTCGACGACATCGCCCAGGGCCTGTTCGAGGCCGCCCGCGTCACCGGCCTGGAACTGGAACTGGCCATGGTCGAGTTCGCGGGCCTGGGCGCCCTGCGCGAGAGCCTGGCGCCCAACGAGGTCGCCGCCCTGGACGTCCGCGTCGCCAGCGCCGTTCGCGCCGAGTCGCACGGCGGCTCGGCCGCAACCCGCCTGTCGCCGGAACGCTTCGCCCTGCTGCGCCAGCGCGACGACCGGCCCGAGAACATGGTCAAGCGCCTGACCAAGATGGTCAGCGCCGACGTCAACGCCCACGTCGTGCCGGTGGAGGCCGGCGGCGGCGCCCGCGCCATGCGGGCCCTGCGCTACGCCCTCGACGATTTCCTGCGCGAGGGCCTGAAGGACGCCGCGCCGACGACGCTGGCCGAGGCGATGAACCGATCGGTGAAGCGCACCCTGGCCCGCGCCGGCGCCCTGGGCCTGGCCGTCAGCCAGCGCCGCTTCAACCTGGCGTTCCAGCCGGTGGTCTCGCTGGCCACGGGCCTGGCGCACCACCACGAGGCCCTGATCCGTTTCGAGGACGGCAGCAGCCCGTTCGCCATGATCCGCATGGCCGAGGAATTCGATCTGATCGAGGAGCTCGACCACGCAGTCGTCGAGCAGGTCGTCAAGAAGCTGGCCAACGATCACGAAAGGAAGCTGCGGCTGGCGGTGAACATCTCGGGCCGGACGATCGGCAACGAGACCTTCGTCGACCACGTCGGCCGCCTGCTGGCAAAGTACGACGAGGCCAAGGGCCGGCTGATCTTCGAGCTCACCGAGACCTGCGCGGTCGACAATCTGGCCGTCGCCAACCAGCACATCCAGAGCCTGCGGGGCATGGGCTCGCTGGTCTGCCTGGATGACTTCGGGGCGGGCTCGTCCTCGTTCGCCTACCTGCAGCAGCTTTCCCTGGACATCGTGAAGATCGACGGCCGCTACGTCCGCGAGCTGGCCGACAACAGCCGCGACGGGGCGCTGGTGCGACGCCTGGTCGAGCTGTGCCGCGACCTGAAGATCCGCACCGTGGCCGAGATGGTCGAGACCATCGAGGTCGAGGACATCGTCCGCCAGGCGGGCGTCGACTTCGCTCAAGGCTGGCTCTACGGCAAGCCGGCCGACAAGCCGATGCCGGCCCTGCGCCCCAGCGCTCCGATCAAGGCCGTGGCGCGGCGGGCCGGGGCGTCGGACAGCTGGGGCTAG
- a CDS encoding DUF2939 domain-containing protein: MTLQKRIWDLIVLAIFVFAATFAMAPWFAFRALKAAAQYEDVQAIGELVDFPAVRRSLTGQLVVDAPANRPEPPSIWRDPLGVFKKAIEPIAPPEPKVDRYLTVAGVSALTRGYAPGAAPPPSSREGSLTGQITDAVKGPYPGIVYWDPNRVRIAVKRPDRGGKITVFTFERRALFTWKLVHIRLPADERRG, from the coding sequence ATGACCCTGCAGAAGCGGATCTGGGACCTGATCGTTCTGGCGATCTTCGTCTTCGCCGCCACCTTCGCGATGGCGCCCTGGTTCGCCTTCCGCGCCCTGAAGGCCGCGGCCCAGTATGAGGACGTGCAGGCGATCGGCGAACTGGTCGACTTCCCGGCCGTCCGGCGCAGCCTCACGGGCCAGCTGGTCGTCGACGCCCCAGCCAACAGGCCGGAGCCGCCGTCGATCTGGCGCGATCCGCTGGGCGTCTTCAAGAAGGCCATCGAGCCGATCGCCCCGCCCGAGCCCAAGGTCGACCGCTATCTGACCGTGGCCGGCGTCTCGGCCCTGACGCGCGGCTATGCGCCGGGCGCCGCGCCGCCGCCCTCGTCGCGCGAGGGCTCGCTGACCGGCCAGATCACCGACGCGGTCAAGGGTCCCTATCCCGGCATCGTCTACTGGGATCCGAACCGCGTGCGCATCGCGGTCAAGCGCCCGGACCGCGGCGGCAAGATCACCGTCTTCACGTTCGAGCGCCGGGCGCTGTTCACCTGGAAGCTGGTGCATATCCGCCTGCCGGCCGACGAGCGGCGGGGCTGA
- a CDS encoding AEC family transporter has protein sequence MLVLDIVARVWPFFLLVAAGLALSRLRLLDARMTQGLSAYVYWVGFPALLVHSLSRLGRPGHDLILGLTAYAGAGLVVMASVAAAGRLLGWTRAERAGAGMASGVGNSAFLALPITGAVLGAETARLVAGVVAIDFVVMAATGVGLLGWAAGRSIWRSTLQAFRNPVVAAALAGVALALLDIALPQPLDRAVGMAAASGSPVGLVALGAALGLRETEDETAPSWGPVTLAALAKLVAFPLLAWLAIGLTPAPPAFRAGATLLAAAPTAVNVFIQTRAYGVFARGAARTVALTTALSLATLALVALLLKAGHPLN, from the coding sequence ATCCTTGTTCTCGACATCGTCGCGCGGGTCTGGCCGTTCTTCCTGCTGGTCGCCGCGGGCCTGGCCCTGAGCCGACTGCGCCTGCTGGACGCGCGGATGACGCAAGGCCTGTCGGCCTATGTCTACTGGGTCGGCTTTCCCGCGCTGCTGGTCCATTCGCTGTCGCGCCTGGGACGTCCCGGGCACGACCTGATCCTGGGCCTGACGGCCTATGCCGGAGCCGGTCTCGTCGTCATGGCCTCGGTGGCGGCGGCTGGCCGCCTGCTCGGCTGGACCCGGGCCGAGCGGGCCGGAGCCGGCATGGCGTCAGGGGTCGGCAACAGCGCCTTCCTGGCCCTGCCGATCACGGGCGCGGTCCTGGGGGCCGAGACCGCCCGCCTGGTCGCCGGCGTCGTGGCCATCGATTTCGTCGTAATGGCCGCCACGGGCGTGGGCCTGCTGGGCTGGGCGGCGGGCCGCTCGATCTGGCGCTCGACGCTCCAGGCCTTCCGCAATCCAGTCGTGGCCGCCGCCCTGGCCGGCGTCGCCCTGGCCCTGCTGGACATCGCCCTGCCCCAACCCCTGGACCGCGCGGTCGGCATGGCCGCCGCCTCGGGCAGTCCCGTGGGCCTGGTCGCCCTGGGCGCGGCTCTGGGCTTGAGGGAAACCGAGGATGAAACCGCGCCGTCATGGGGCCCCGTCACCCTGGCCGCGCTAGCCAAGCTGGTCGCCTTTCCCTTGCTAGCCTGGCTGGCCATCGGCCTGACGCCCGCCCCGCCCGCCTTCCGCGCCGGCGCGACACTGCTGGCCGCCGCCCCGACGGCGGTAAACGTCTTCATCCAGACCCGGGCCTATGGCGTCTTCGCCCGAGGCGCGGCGCGCACCGTAGCCCTGACCACGGCGCTGTCCCTGGCGACCCTGGCCCTGGTCGCCCTTCTGCTGAAGGCGGGACATCCTTTAAATTGA
- the recA gene encoding recombinase RecA, with product MTSQAALKLVGKEEGDKQRALEAALAQIDRAFGKGSVMKLGEKGKVEMESVSTGSLGLDIALGIGGLPKGRIIEVYGPESSGKTTLALHVVAEVQKAGGTAAFVDAEHALDPSYAHKLGVNLDSLLVSQPDNGEQALEITDTLVRSGAVDIVVIDSVAALTPKAEIEGEMGDSLPGLQARLMSQALRKLTASINKANTIVIFINQIRHKIGVMYGSPETTTGGNALKFYASVRLDIRRTGSVKVRDEIIGNNVRVKVVKNKVAPPFREVEFDIMYGEGISKLGEVIDLGVKAGIIDKAGSWFSYGSQRIGQGRDNVREFLKTNPDVAADIENAVRKSSQKIEEELLVGGPEDGEEE from the coding sequence ATGACCAGTCAGGCGGCTTTGAAACTCGTGGGCAAGGAAGAAGGCGACAAGCAACGCGCGCTAGAGGCGGCTCTCGCCCAGATTGACCGCGCGTTCGGCAAGGGCTCGGTGATGAAGCTGGGCGAAAAGGGCAAGGTCGAGATGGAGTCCGTCTCCACCGGCTCGCTCGGCCTGGACATCGCCCTGGGCATCGGCGGCCTGCCCAAGGGCCGGATCATCGAGGTCTACGGCCCGGAAAGCTCGGGCAAGACCACCCTGGCCCTGCACGTGGTGGCCGAGGTCCAGAAGGCCGGCGGCACCGCCGCCTTCGTCGACGCCGAGCACGCGCTCGATCCGTCTTACGCGCACAAGCTGGGCGTCAATCTCGACAGCCTGCTGGTGTCGCAGCCCGACAACGGCGAACAGGCCCTGGAGATCACCGACACCCTGGTGCGCTCGGGCGCTGTCGACATCGTCGTGATCGACTCCGTCGCGGCCCTGACGCCGAAGGCCGAGATCGAAGGCGAGATGGGCGACAGCCTGCCGGGCCTGCAGGCCCGTCTGATGAGCCAGGCGCTGCGCAAGCTGACCGCCTCGATCAACAAGGCCAACACCATCGTCATCTTCATCAACCAGATCCGTCACAAGATCGGGGTGATGTACGGCAGCCCGGAAACGACCACGGGCGGCAACGCGCTGAAGTTCTACGCCTCGGTGCGCCTGGACATCCGCCGCACCGGTTCGGTGAAGGTCCGTGACGAGATCATCGGCAACAACGTCCGCGTGAAGGTGGTCAAGAACAAGGTGGCCCCGCCGTTCCGCGAGGTCGAGTTCGACATCATGTACGGCGAGGGCATCTCCAAGCTGGGCGAAGTCATCGACCTGGGCGTCAAGGCCGGGATCATCGACAAGGCCGGCTCGTGGTTCTCGTACGGCAGCCAGCGCATCGGTCAGGGCCGCGACAATGTCCGCGAGTTCCTGAAGACCAATCCCGACGTCGCCGCCGACATCGAAAACGCCGTCCGCAAGTCGTCGCAGAAGATCGAGGAAGAGCTCCTGGTCGGCGGCCCCGAGGACGGCGAGGAAGAATAG
- a CDS encoding TonB-dependent siderophore receptor, translating into MSPSFRALLLAGVALAGASVSDIACATENGAAETGADAADSNQVEGVLITGARTRTSAVTGLDMSLRETPQSVSIINQDRIKDFALTDVNQLLAQVTGINVEKVETDRTYYNSRGFDITNFQVDGVGLPLIWGIQFGSLDTVLFERVEAVRGANSMMTGTGNPSATINYVRKRPTHEFQASAALQYGSWNDYRLEADVSGPLNASGTLAGRLIYANEDADSYLDHYGVNRNVYGALLAWDATPKLTATVGWSMQDNRARGNNWGALPLVYSDGTRIDYPRSASTSADWTHWNVKDQSAFGELAWRFDNGWQLKTIGTYKRFEENAKLLYAYGAPDKATGLGVYGMAGVYPSIYESYILDAYASGPFKLFGREHQLVIGGQTSRAHGHEYEDFSSDTIVYGPVTDWDHIQPAEPTFPGAYLASDQQDRLTRFYAATHLNVSDRLKVVAGFNALKLKSKGFSYGVDTPRDEDKVSPYAGVVYDLTQNVSLYANYTDIFNPQSEVDVNHKTLAAAHGKSYEAGFKSEWFDKRLYLTGAVFASRQDSLAEFAGTFDDGKSYYVGVDTKAKGYELEAVGAINDQWRVSLGWTDLKIEDADGNKTRLYTPRKTLKASTTYTIPAARNLTLGAQFRWQDDIEGADIVPITQKAYGVLDLMAGVDVTEKVRATVNVKNATDKTYLTSLMWNQSYYAAPRSVSLRLDYAF; encoded by the coding sequence ATGTCCCCGTCCTTCCGCGCCCTTCTGCTTGCTGGCGTCGCGCTGGCCGGCGCCAGCGTCTCCGACATCGCCTGCGCAACGGAGAACGGGGCGGCCGAGACCGGCGCGGACGCCGCGGACAGCAACCAGGTGGAAGGCGTGCTGATCACCGGGGCGCGCACGCGCACCTCGGCGGTGACCGGCCTGGACATGAGCCTGCGCGAGACCCCGCAGTCGGTCAGCATCATCAACCAGGACCGGATCAAGGACTTCGCCCTGACCGACGTGAACCAGCTGCTGGCGCAGGTCACGGGCATCAATGTCGAGAAGGTCGAGACCGACCGCACCTATTACAACTCGCGCGGCTTCGACATCACCAACTTCCAGGTCGACGGCGTCGGTCTGCCGCTGATCTGGGGCATCCAGTTCGGCTCGCTCGACACCGTGCTGTTCGAGCGCGTGGAGGCCGTGCGCGGCGCCAACAGTATGATGACCGGCACCGGCAACCCGTCGGCGACGATCAACTACGTCCGCAAGCGTCCGACCCACGAATTCCAGGCCTCGGCAGCCCTGCAGTATGGCTCCTGGAACGACTACCGTCTGGAGGCCGACGTCTCGGGCCCGCTGAACGCCTCGGGGACGCTGGCGGGACGCCTGATCTACGCCAACGAGGACGCCGACAGCTATCTCGACCACTACGGCGTCAACCGGAACGTCTATGGCGCCCTGCTGGCCTGGGACGCCACGCCGAAGCTGACCGCCACCGTCGGCTGGTCGATGCAGGACAACCGCGCCCGGGGCAACAACTGGGGCGCCCTGCCCCTGGTCTACAGCGACGGCACGCGCATCGACTATCCGCGCTCGGCCTCGACCTCGGCCGACTGGACGCATTGGAACGTCAAGGACCAGAGCGCCTTCGGCGAACTGGCCTGGCGCTTCGACAACGGCTGGCAGCTGAAGACGATCGGCACCTACAAGCGCTTCGAGGAGAACGCCAAGCTGCTCTACGCCTACGGTGCGCCCGACAAGGCCACGGGCCTGGGCGTCTACGGCATGGCCGGCGTCTATCCGTCGATCTACGAGAGCTACATCCTCGACGCCTACGCCTCGGGCCCGTTCAAGCTGTTCGGCCGCGAGCACCAGCTGGTGATCGGCGGCCAGACCTCGCGCGCTCACGGCCACGAGTACGAAGACTTCTCGAGCGACACGATCGTCTACGGGCCGGTGACCGACTGGGATCACATCCAGCCGGCCGAGCCGACCTTCCCGGGCGCCTATCTGGCCTCGGACCAGCAGGACCGCCTGACCCGCTTCTACGCCGCCACTCACCTGAACGTCAGCGACAGGCTGAAGGTCGTGGCCGGCTTCAACGCCCTGAAGCTGAAGTCCAAGGGCTTCTCGTACGGGGTCGACACGCCGCGTGACGAGGACAAGGTCAGCCCCTATGCCGGCGTGGTCTACGACCTGACCCAGAACGTGTCGCTGTATGCGAACTACACCGACATCTTCAATCCGCAGTCCGAAGTGGACGTGAACCACAAGACCCTCGCGGCCGCCCACGGCAAGAGCTACGAGGCCGGCTTCAAGAGCGAATGGTTCGACAAGCGCCTCTACCTGACCGGCGCGGTCTTCGCCTCCCGCCAGGACAGTCTCGCCGAGTTCGCCGGGACCTTCGACGACGGCAAGAGCTACTATGTGGGCGTCGACACCAAGGCCAAGGGCTACGAGCTGGAAGCGGTCGGCGCGATCAACGACCAGTGGCGCGTCAGCCTGGGTTGGACCGACCTGAAGATCGAGGACGCCGACGGGAACAAGACCCGCCTCTACACCCCACGCAAGACGCTGAAGGCCTCGACCACCTACACCATCCCGGCGGCGCGCAACCTGACGCTGGGCGCGCAGTTCCGCTGGCAGGACGACATCGAGGGCGCGGACATCGTCCCCATCACCCAGAAGGCCTATGGCGTCCTGGACCTGATGGCCGGCGTCGACGTGACCGAGAAGGTGCGCGCCACGGTCAACGTCAAGAACGCCACCGACAAGACCTACCTCACCAGCCTGATGTGGAACCAGTCGTACTACGCCGCCCCGCGCAGCGTGTCCCTGCGCCTGGACTACGCCTTCTAG
- a CDS encoding VOC family protein has protein sequence MISYITIGASDLDRAGAFYDAVLGALGSQRLWRQGDWIGYGPDPEHATVMVCSPENGLPAKAGNGIMVGLKAETEAQVDAFHAAAMAHGGACAGPPGPRPAYGEGYYLAYVRDPDGNKLSAFRKS, from the coding sequence ATGATCAGCTACATCACCATCGGCGCCAGCGACCTCGATCGCGCCGGCGCCTTCTACGACGCGGTGCTGGGCGCGCTGGGCAGCCAGCGCCTGTGGCGGCAAGGCGATTGGATCGGCTACGGCCCCGATCCCGAGCATGCCACCGTGATGGTCTGCAGCCCCGAGAATGGCCTGCCCGCCAAGGCCGGTAACGGCATCATGGTCGGGCTGAAGGCCGAGACGGAAGCCCAGGTCGACGCCTTCCACGCCGCGGCCATGGCCCACGGCGGCGCCTGCGCCGGGCCGCCCGGTCCGCGTCCGGCCTATGGCGAGGGCTACTACCTGGCCTATGTCCGCGATCCGGACGGCAACAAGCTGTCGGCGTTCCGGAAGAGCTGA